The DNA window GTACGCGTCGATCCCAACGGCGATGTCGCCGCCCGTCGCGCTGATGAGCACGCTGCCGAGCGCGAACCCACCCGTCAGCACGATCGCGAGGGACATATCGGTGTACGCGTCGGCGTACTCGACCAACACCTCGACGAGCAACGCNCCGAGCGCGAACCCACCCGTCAGCACGATCGCGAGGGACATATCGGTGTACGCGTCGGCGTACTCGACCAACACCTCGACGAGCAACGCGGCGACGACGGCGACGACGAGCGCGGTCAGCAGTGGCGGGAGGGCCAACGAGAGGGTCGTGTTCAGGAACAGACCGACCGCCACGCCCGCGAAGGCGGTGTGTGCGAGCGTATCGCCGATCATCGACATCTCCCGGTGGACCAGGAAGGTGCCGACGAGCGGGCCGATGACGGCGATACAGACCGCCGCGAGGTACGCCCGCTGCATGTAGGGATAGCCGAGCATCCGTACGCCGAGGAGCTCGCTCAGCCAGTTCATCGCAGCGCCGTAGACCGCCGTGAGAAACCACTCAAACGCGTTCATCGCACCCGGGAGATATCCCATCACCGGCTCGATAGCTACCCACGGTGCGTGGATACCGGCGGCGAGCGCGCCGACGACCGCGAAGACGAGGTGTAGAGCGGGACCGAACATAGTCAGTGGCCGTGCTGGAGCACGTGTTGCTCGGTTCCGTAGGCGTTCGCGAGGGCGTCGGTCGCGACGAACTCCTCCGGCTTCCCGTCGAAGTAGAGGTGGCGGTTCAAACAGGCGACCTGGGTCGCGTGCTCGGTAACGACCCCGATGTCGTG is part of the Halococcus hamelinensis 100A6 genome and encodes:
- a CDS encoding metal ABC transporter permease, giving the protein MGYLPGAMNAFEWFLTAVYGAAMNWLSELLGVRMLGYPYMQRAYLAAVCIAVIGPLVGTFLVHREMSMIGDTLAHTAFAGVAVGLFLNTTLSLALPPLLTALVVAVVAALLVEVLVEYADAYTDMSLAIVLTGGFALGALLVEVLVEYADAYTDMSLAIVLTGGFALGSVLISATGGDIAVGIDAYLFGTLATVSTASVGLLLAMTGLVTGVVALAYRPLLYVTFDETAARAARIDVPLFNRLLVVLTAFVVVSAIQIMGVILVAAMLVVPVATATGARSFKRSLVFGVLAAEIAVIAGVTLSYVYGLAAGGSVVLAAIVVYVLVLVGRRVRSNAGRAGFGWRQGPGTGISTNSTRSPEPDGGREDE